The DNA region TTTTACTTCTAAAAACTCATTTTCCTCTTTAGTTTCACAAAATTCTATTTTAGCTACATTTTTTATTATTTCTAGTGCTTCACTTTTCTTCTCTTTTTCAATGACTTCTTTGCTAGCTCCTTCAGTAGCTCTTCTCAATCTATCTATTGCTCCCATTGAACACCCCTCATTGTATAATTTAAGCAAACTTAATTTTTAATATAACACTGTAACATAAATTTTATTCTTGTAACACATGTGTTACATCCCTTTTATAACTTCTATTAAACTATCTTGAACTTCTTGTAATCCTTTTGAATTTGTTTCCCAAACGCTTTTTCCTTTCTCTAAAAGAGTTTCAATTTGCGATAACTCTTTTATCGGCTCAGGAAGAAGTATTGTTGTTTCTCCTAAAACATTTTTTAAATCATTTAAATATTTATTCTGATTTGTTGTATTTCTGTATTTATTAACTATTATTGAAAATACCTTATCAATACCAGCTTCTTCTACTACATTTATAACTCCTTCAACTGTAACTCTATCACAGAAACAAGGAATAATAACTTTATCTGAACACTCTACAAATATTGTATCTAATTTCATAGTTGGAATACTATCAATTAAAACAAAGTCATACTCTATTTTCATTTTTTCTATAAATTTAGGAAGATTATTTAAAAATGTTGTAGAAAATTTAGAATCCTCAAGTGGAATAAAATCAACATTTTCTCTTATTCTTACAATATCTCCATCTTCACCTTTTACAAAAGCTTTTAAACCACTATCAAAAATAGGTTTATGCTCTTGTGGAGCTGTATAGTCTAACACATTATTTTGAGAATCTGATGTTAAAATTAATACTTTTTTTCCAATTAATGATAGTCCAACTGATAATTGAACTGTTAAAAAAGTTTTTCCTACTCCACCTTTATTAACTTTTATTGTGTATACTTTTCCTTTTCTATCCACTTTTCCCTCCACATTTGGCTTTATACTCACAGCGTCATCTAATAGTGTAATTACAACATCTTTTTTCTCTTCCGTTAAGCCTAAACTATTTATAATAGGCAACGGAATTACTAATTTTGGTGATTTATATTTTCCTACTTTATCAAATTTAACTTTATAATTTTTTATTAATAAAAGAATTTTTCCATTTTCCGTTTTTTGCTCTTGCTCTACTAAAGTTTTTCCATACTTTAAAATAATTTCATCATTTTTATATTCAAAAATAATGTTATTGTTTTCCTCTGTTATAGATAAAAAATTTAAAATATCTTTAGATAAATTTAATCTACACCCATTTAATCTTCCATCTTTTTTATATGAAAACGATAATTTTTTTATCATTCTTAACTCCTTAACTTAACAATAATTTTAAATTTTTAAGAGCTTTTTCAATTTCATCTGAATTTTTTCCTTCTAAAGATATCTTTGCTCCATTTAAATTTAATGTTACTGTTATCAAATTTTCACGATAGTTTATTTTCATTATTATCCTCCTAAATTTTAGAAAAAGTTAATGAATTTTCTATTGCGAGTAGAAAGGACTTTACATTAAAATTTTCTATATTTTACCTTAATAAAATAATACTTCTTTTATTGTGTTATGTCAAGCCTAAAAAATATTTTTTTCTCACTTTTATTGATTTTAAATATTTTTAATGTTATAATTTGTCCGCGAGTAGAAGGGATTTATCTTAAGATAATCTCTTTTTTTTATAAAAAAAGCACTTTTTTCAACTAATGAAAAAGTGCTTTTTACTTATCTTAAAATTACTTATTAAATTATTTTCCTAATAAAATTTCCTCAACTTTATTTTGAACATCATCTATAGTTTGAATATTCCCTGCTAATACTTCCTTTGTTAATCTCATTTTCAATCTTAATAACTCCTCTTTAGAGAAATCTCCTTCTAGCATTATTAACACATTATTTATATAATCTTTTGCTAATGATAAAAATTCTTTAGTTAAAGGCTCTGAATAGCTTTTATTTTTTGCCTCTATTTCTATTACCTCTAATTCTGGTGAAGAGTTACAATTAAAATAATCTATCTCATTTAAATAGTTTAAAATTATTCTTTTTTTTCCAGCATTAAAAGCCATTTTCTGTATTTTAGTGTTCATTCCACATATTTTTATATAATTTTTAAATGCATTTTTTTCTATCTCATCTTTTTCTTCTTGAGTTAATAACTCAAAAGAAGCTTCTAATTGAAGAAATTTTTCATCAATTACTTCATCTTTTCTTATTTCAATTTTCTCTTGAGATAAATTTTCTTTTTTAGTTTTTTCTATAATAATATCTCCTGCCCAATCATTTTCTAAAGCTTTTAAGAAAAATGCTCTTGGACTAGTTAATTTTTTTTGCTTATTTAAATAAGCTATTGTTCCTCTTACTTTTTCTTCTCCATATTTTTCAATACTATCTGCTATAGTTTTTGGCATAGATTTCAATTTTTTAGCTATATTTGGTAACTTATTAAATAATTCTTCTATCAACTCTTTAGTTATAACTGTTTTTTCCAATTGTTCTTTTTCATTTTCAGTTAATGTATCGTGCTCTGTTGCAGATATTGTTAATTGAGTAGAAATATTTTTAAAATCATTAAAATCATCAAAAAATCTCTCTTGTTTTTCTTCAGCCGAATCTTCATAAAAATGTATCTCTATCTCTGATTTTTCCCAAGTACTATCTTTTACAAAATTAAACTCTTTAATCAAATTTTTTATTTTTAATTCGTTTAAATTATTTTCTAAAATTTTTATAGTGTTATGTGGGTTTTTAGGATTAAACTTTAACGGAATTCTTTTTATTAAAAAAAGTGTATCTATTCTTAAGTAAAGCTCATGATATCTAAGCTTTTCTATTAACATATAAATTGTACGAGCCGTACTGGTATCTATATCTAATAAAATATCAGAATTATAAAC from Cetobacterium somerae ATCC BAA-474 includes:
- a CDS encoding ParA family protein, which codes for MIKKLSFSYKKDGRLNGCRLNLSKDILNFLSITEENNNIIFEYKNDEIILKYGKTLVEQEQKTENGKILLLIKNYKVKFDKVGKYKSPKLVIPLPIINSLGLTEEKKDVVITLLDDAVSIKPNVEGKVDRKGKVYTIKVNKGGVGKTFLTVQLSVGLSLIGKKVLILTSDSQNNVLDYTAPQEHKPIFDSGLKAFVKGEDGDIVRIRENVDFIPLEDSKFSTTFLNNLPKFIEKMKIEYDFVLIDSIPTMKLDTIFVECSDKVIIPCFCDRVTVEGVINVVEEAGIDKVFSIIVNKYRNTTNQNKYLNDLKNVLGETTILLPEPIKELSQIETLLEKGKSVWETNSKGLQEVQDSLIEVIKGM